GCGTGCCACCCAACGCTTGTCGTCGGCGTCCCATTCCAGCAGCGGGAAGTCGGTGATCCACAGCGGTGCGAACACGGAGTCGTCGATGAGACCGAGGCGTTCGCCGACCTTGATGCGCAGGTAGCCCAGCGCGGTGTTGGCGATGTCGGCCTGACCGGCCTGGAAGAAGAGGATGTCGCCGGGCTGGCAGCCGGTGCGTTCGGCCAGTGCGGCCTTCTCGTCCTCGGAGAAGAACTTGACGATGGGGGACTGCCATTCGCCGTCCTCCTTGACCTTGATCCACGCAAGGCCCTTGGAGCCGTAGATTTCGACGTACTTGGTGTACTCGTCGATCTCCTTGCGGGTCAGCTCTGCGCCGCCGGGGACGCGCATGACCTTCACCAGCTCGGATGCGGCAAAGACCTTGAACCCGCCGCCCTTGAAAATGTCGGTGACTTCCTGATGCTTGAGGTCGAAGCGTACGTCGGGCTTGTCGAGGCCGTAGTCGCGAACGGCTTCGGCGTAGGTCATGCGGGGGAACTCGGCGGGCAGTTCGGCGTCCAGCGTCTTCTTGAAGACGTTGCGGACCATGTCCTCGGCGATGCCCTGAACCATTTCCTCGTCGGCGAAGCTCATCTCCACATCGATCTGGGTGAACTCTGGCTGACGGTCGGCGCGCAGGTCCTCGTCCCGGAAGCACTTGCAGATCTGAAAGTAACGCTCCATGCCGGAGACCATCAGCATCTGCTTGAACAGCTGCGGCGACTGCGGGAGGGCATAGAAATCGCCGTTGTTCACGCGGGAGGGCACGAGAAAGTCGCGTGCGCCCTCGGGGGTGGACTTGGTCAGGATCGGGGTCTCGATTTCGAGGAACCCGTTGTCGTCGAGGAAGCGGCGCACGGCCTGAGCGGCCTTGTGGCGCATGATGAAATTGTTTGCCAGCGCGGGACGGCGAAGATCGAGGAAGCGGTGCTTCAGGCGCAGGTTCTCGCCCGCCTCGACGCGGTCCTCGATGGGGAACGGCGGTGTTTCGGAAGTGTTCAGCAGCTTCCATTCGTCCACGACCACTTCGATCTCGCCTGTGACGAGGGCGGAGTTGGACATGCCTTCGGGGCGCTCGCGAACCTGTCCGCGGACGGCCACCACGTACTCGGTGCGCAGGGCGTGGGCGCGTTCGTGCGCGTCGGTGTTGTGCTCGGGGCTGAAGACCACCTGAGTCAGGCCTTCACGGTCGCGCAGGTCGATGAAGATCAGGCCGCCGTGGTCGCGTCTGAACTGGACCCAGCCCATCAGCGTCACGGTATTGCCTATATTATTGGCATTGAGCTCATTGTTGTGGTGGGTGCGGCGCCAGCCGCCCAGATCTTCAATGACTCGATACTCGTCGTAGCTGCGTTCTTCCTGGTGTTCAGACATGGTTGCTCCGTTGTGGTTGACCCCGGACTGCGGGGCGGCCTGTATTAATGAATTACGAAAGAGGGCCATTGGCGGCCCCTAGACTTTTTTGAGGTATTCCTCGCGGGATACGGTGTACTGCTCGTCATCGCCGGCCATGTCCTTGACGGTGACCGTGCCCTCGGCGAACTCTGCCTCGCCGAGGATGAAGCACTTGGACGCCCCGGTTTTGTTGGCGGCACGCATACGGCTCTTCATGGAGCCGCCCGCGTAGGAGACTTCCCCGCGCTGACCTTTCTCGCGCAGTTTCTGTGCGAAGAGCATGGCATCGTTGGCGGCGCGATCATCAATGACGGCGATGTAGAAATCGGGCGCATCGGCATCCTTGGCACCCAGCAGCATGGCCAGACGTTCCATGCCGCAGGCAAAACCGGTGGAGGCGCAATCCGGGCCACCGAGG
Above is a window of Desulfovibrio oxyclinae DSM 11498 DNA encoding:
- the aspS gene encoding aspartate--tRNA ligase, which encodes MSEHQEERSYDEYRVIEDLGGWRRTHHNNELNANNIGNTVTLMGWVQFRRDHGGLIFIDLRDREGLTQVVFSPEHNTDAHERAHALRTEYVVAVRGQVRERPEGMSNSALVTGEIEVVVDEWKLLNTSETPPFPIEDRVEAGENLRLKHRFLDLRRPALANNFIMRHKAAQAVRRFLDDNGFLEIETPILTKSTPEGARDFLVPSRVNNGDFYALPQSPQLFKQMLMVSGMERYFQICKCFRDEDLRADRQPEFTQIDVEMSFADEEMVQGIAEDMVRNVFKKTLDAELPAEFPRMTYAEAVRDYGLDKPDVRFDLKHQEVTDIFKGGGFKVFAASELVKVMRVPGGAELTRKEIDEYTKYVEIYGSKGLAWIKVKEDGEWQSPIVKFFSEDEKAALAERTGCQPGDILFFQAGQADIANTALGYLRIKVGERLGLIDDSVFAPLWITDFPLLEWDADDKRWVARHHPFTSAQPGQLGTVRENPGEALARAYDLVINGYEVGGGSIRIHTPEQQDAMFSALGIDEEEAREKFGFLMDALKFGAPPHGGIAFGLDRLIMIMCGAKSIRDVIAFPKTQKATCLMTEAPSEVGNKQLRELGIKLREKKEEKKES